One genomic region from Paroceanicella profunda encodes:
- a CDS encoding MSMEG_0567/Sll0786 family nitrogen starvation N-acetyltransferase codes for MSALDQSVFHCPGYYIRAAGEPWEHAGAAALRHRVFVEEQGIFTGHDRDAIDDVATALVAISTYAHEADEVVGTVRIHEAEPGLWWGSRLAVDARFRRVGRLGSELIRLAVRTAHGRGCETFLAHVQKQNVPLFRRLHWALEEEVSLHGVPHARMRADLAKYPPIADPFAGWLALVRSAAR; via the coding sequence ATGAGCGCGCTCGACCAGTCCGTCTTCCACTGCCCTGGCTACTACATCCGCGCCGCGGGCGAGCCCTGGGAACATGCCGGCGCCGCCGCCCTGCGCCACCGGGTGTTCGTGGAGGAGCAGGGCATCTTCACCGGCCATGACCGCGACGCGATCGACGATGTCGCCACCGCGCTGGTGGCGATCTCCACCTACGCCCATGAGGCTGACGAGGTGGTGGGCACCGTGCGCATCCATGAGGCGGAGCCGGGCCTGTGGTGGGGCTCGCGCCTCGCGGTGGACGCGCGGTTCCGCCGGGTGGGGCGGCTGGGCTCCGAGCTCATCCGCCTTGCGGTGCGCACCGCGCATGGCCGGGGCTGCGAGACTTTCCTCGCCCATGTGCAGAAGCAGAACGTGCCGCTGTTCCGCCGCCTGCACTGGGCGCTGGAGGAGGAGGTGAGCCTGCACGGCGTGCCCCATGCCCGGATGCGCGCCGACCTCGCGAAATACCCCCCCATCGCGGACCCGTTCGCCGGCTGGCTCGCGCTGGTGCGGAGTGCCGCGCGATGA
- a CDS encoding TraB/GumN family protein — MKTRVATGLGALLSILAAPALALCGGEDRLSALRGDAPADYRSIFSAADAVPHGEGRFWTAEKAGRVSWIFGTYHDADPEITTLPAPVEAALGEAQRVVVEITLDEMSQMEQDFAANPAQIFDLSGTPLSQKLSPQALEMLAGILPQYGMTLDMAQRMHPWFLSMLLAQPACALEAAQAAPVLDRRIMNEARDSGRQIIGLETGAEAMDAFRSGDARTEADLLELVIVTSRDAENYRASSKKLYLDGDLQAIWEYGKYETYKVLPQEKADALIALFETRLIEGRNRKWLPKLEMELERGGAFVAVGALHLPGAAGVLQLLDDEGWTITRVNL, encoded by the coding sequence ATGAAGACGCGCGTTGCAACCGGCCTCGGAGCCCTTCTTTCCATTCTCGCCGCCCCGGCCCTGGCGCTGTGCGGCGGCGAGGACCGCCTCTCCGCCCTGCGCGGCGATGCCCCCGCCGACTACCGGAGCATCTTCTCGGCCGCCGACGCGGTGCCGCATGGCGAGGGCCGGTTCTGGACGGCGGAGAAGGCCGGGCGCGTGTCCTGGATCTTCGGCACCTACCATGACGCGGACCCGGAGATCACCACGCTTCCCGCCCCGGTGGAAGCCGCGCTGGGGGAGGCGCAGCGGGTGGTTGTGGAGATCACGCTGGACGAAATGTCGCAGATGGAACAGGATTTTGCCGCCAACCCGGCGCAGATCTTCGACCTCTCCGGCACCCCGCTCTCGCAGAAGCTCTCGCCGCAGGCGCTGGAGATGCTCGCCGGGATCCTGCCGCAATACGGCATGACGCTGGACATGGCCCAGCGCATGCACCCCTGGTTCCTCTCCATGCTGCTGGCCCAGCCGGCCTGCGCGCTGGAGGCCGCCCAGGCCGCCCCGGTGCTGGACCGGCGCATCATGAACGAGGCGCGCGACAGCGGCCGCCAGATCATCGGACTGGAGACCGGCGCGGAGGCGATGGATGCCTTCCGCTCCGGCGATGCGCGCACCGAGGCGGACCTGCTCGAACTGGTGATCGTCACCTCCCGCGACGCGGAGAACTACCGCGCCTCCTCCAAGAAGCTCTATCTCGACGGCGACCTGCAGGCGATCTGGGAATACGGCAAGTACGAGACCTACAAGGTGCTGCCGCAGGAGAAGGCCGACGCGCTGATCGCGCTCTTCGAGACCCGGCTCATCGAGGGGCGCAACCGCAAGTGGCTGCCGAAGCTGGAGATGGAGCTGGAGCGCGGCGGCGCCTTCGTCGCCGTGGGTGCGCTGCACCTGCCCGGCGCGGCCGGGGTTCTGCAACTGCTCGACGACGAGGGCTGGACCATCACCCGCGTGAACCTCTGA
- a CDS encoding co-chaperone GroES, whose amino-acid sequence MKFTPLHDRVLVRRLEGEEKTKGGLIIPDSAKEKPAEGEVIAAGEGARKDSGELIPMAVKAGDRVLFGKWSGTEVKVDGEDLLIMKEGDILGLIG is encoded by the coding sequence ATGAAATTCACCCCCCTGCATGACCGCGTTCTGGTCCGTCGCCTCGAAGGCGAAGAGAAGACCAAGGGCGGCCTGATCATCCCCGACAGCGCAAAAGAAAAGCCGGCCGAGGGCGAAGTGATCGCGGCGGGCGAAGGCGCGCGCAAGGATTCGGGCGAGCTGATCCCGATGGCCGTGAAGGCTGGTGACCGCGTGCTGTTCGGCAAATGGTCGGGCACCGAGGTCAAGGTCGACGGCGAAGACCTGCTCATCATGAAGGAAGGCGACATCCTCGGCCTGATCGGCTGA
- a CDS encoding Pnap_2097 family protein, translated as MRALTPAAPRPTRPEAPSGTPRHADAAAVLPLRPAPPAPELADEVRLGMAQLGPDGLSEQWLLRDCGDRHWQLIALAMGQARAVFTDADGRPVYAAFCATSLELEAPGPGALGGVLGLRSALFRLGASRIGSIHHLAVDGRPAGRLRMISTFVGHGPEGGNRGILRRPPLRRVVLPEAGPELSDLAAHSRATVRALAPARPEPAPLLAVTPCPALDFNAVGLLYFPAFSALAERARTARPGPLARRDVIYLGNVDPGDSIALHPEPGQGAGALGLWRPDGVRIATVRSRYHQ; from the coding sequence GTGCGGGCCCTGACCCCGGCCGCCCCGCGCCCCACCCGGCCGGAGGCCCCGTCCGGCACGCCCCGGCACGCGGACGCGGCGGCCGTCCTGCCCCTGCGCCCCGCACCGCCGGCGCCGGAGCTCGCTGACGAGGTCCGGCTGGGCATGGCCCAGCTCGGGCCGGACGGGCTCTCCGAGCAATGGCTGCTGCGCGACTGCGGCGACCGGCACTGGCAGCTCATCGCCCTGGCGATGGGCCAGGCGCGCGCCGTGTTCACCGATGCGGACGGTCGCCCGGTCTATGCCGCCTTCTGCGCCACCTCGCTGGAGCTGGAGGCGCCGGGACCGGGCGCGCTCGGCGGCGTGCTCGGCCTGCGCTCGGCGCTGTTCCGGCTGGGCGCGAGCCGCATCGGCTCCATCCATCACCTCGCCGTGGACGGCCGCCCGGCCGGGCGGTTGCGGATGATCTCCACCTTCGTGGGCCATGGCCCGGAGGGCGGCAACCGCGGCATCCTGCGCCGCCCGCCGCTGCGCCGGGTCGTGCTGCCGGAGGCGGGCCCCGAGCTGTCGGACCTCGCTGCGCACAGCCGCGCCACGGTGCGCGCCCTGGCGCCGGCCCGGCCGGAGCCGGCGCCGCTGCTCGCGGTCACGCCCTGCCCAGCGCTTGACTTCAACGCGGTGGGATTGCTGTATTTTCCCGCCTTCAGCGCGCTGGCCGAGCGGGCGCGCACGGCCCGACCCGGGCCGCTGGCCCGTCGGGATGTGATCTACCTCGGCAATGTCGACCCGGGCGACAGCATCGCCCTCCACCCGGAGCCGGGGCAGGGTGCGGGGGCGCTGGGCCTGTGGCGCCCTGACGGGGTGCGCATCGCCACCGTGCGCAGCCGATACCATCAGTAA
- a CDS encoding DMT family transporter: MRLFLLTALTLIAFAANSVLARAALAEGAIGPGLFTALRLAAGALMLGFLVAARRRRAGRGAGGLSGGWFPALMLLVYAAGFSFAYTGLPTGTGALILFGGVQVTMFAGALAGGERPGVARWAGAVLALAGLGVLFAPGAAAPAPDRAALMLAAAVGWGVYSLRGRAAGDALGATAGNFLLAAVPGCAIGLLAGEPAPGLVGVLLAVASGAVASGLGYALWYTVLLRLEMSVAAVAQLTVPLIALAGGMVFLGEPATWRFAVAAALVLGGVGGAILLGRRRA, from the coding sequence ATGCGTCTGTTCCTGCTCACGGCTCTCACCCTCATCGCCTTCGCGGCCAACTCCGTGCTCGCGCGCGCCGCCCTCGCGGAGGGGGCGATCGGGCCGGGCCTGTTCACCGCGCTGCGCCTCGCGGCCGGCGCGCTCATGCTGGGGTTCCTGGTGGCGGCGCGGCGGCGCCGGGCGGGGCGGGGCGCGGGCGGGCTCTCGGGCGGCTGGTTTCCGGCTCTGATGCTGCTCGTCTATGCCGCGGGCTTCTCCTTTGCCTATACCGGGCTGCCCACGGGCACCGGGGCGCTGATCCTGTTCGGCGGCGTGCAGGTGACCATGTTCGCCGGCGCACTGGCGGGCGGCGAGCGGCCGGGTGTCGCGCGCTGGGCGGGGGCGGTGCTGGCGCTGGCCGGGCTGGGCGTGCTCTTCGCCCCCGGAGCGGCGGCGCCCGCGCCGGACCGGGCGGCGCTGATGCTCGCCGCCGCGGTGGGCTGGGGTGTCTACTCGCTGCGCGGGCGCGCCGCGGGCGACGCGCTGGGCGCGACGGCCGGCAACTTCCTTCTCGCCGCCGTGCCGGGCTGTGCCATCGGGCTGCTGGCCGGGGAGCCGGCGCCGGGGCTGGTCGGCGTTCTGCTGGCGGTCGCCTCCGGGGCGGTGGCCTCCGGGCTGGGCTATGCCCTGTGGTACACGGTGCTCCTGCGGCTGGAGATGAGCGTGGCGGCCGTGGCGCAGCTCACCGTGCCGCTGATCGCGCTGGCCGGCGGCATGGTGTTTCTCGGCGAGCCGGCCACCTGGCGCTTCGCCGTGGCCGCGGCGCTGGTGCTCGGCGGGGTGGGCGGGGCGATCCTGCTGGGAAGGCGCCGGGCGTGA
- the groL gene encoding chaperonin GroEL (60 kDa chaperone family; promotes refolding of misfolded polypeptides especially under stressful conditions; forms two stacked rings of heptamers to form a barrel-shaped 14mer; ends can be capped by GroES; misfolded proteins enter the barrel where they are refolded when GroES binds), translated as MASKDVKFSTDARDRMLRGVDILANAVKVTLGPKGRNVVIDKSFGAPRITKDGVSVAKEIELEDKFENMGAQMVREVASRTNDTAGDGTTTATVLAQAIVKEGMKSVAAGMNPMDLKRGIDLAVARVVESIKAMARDVTGTDEVAQVGTISANGESEIGRQIADAMQKVGNEGVITVEENKGLETETEVVEGMQFDRGYLSPYFITNADKMVAELEDVYILLHEKKLSSLQPMVPLLESVIQTGKPLLIIAEDVEGEALATLVVNKLRGGLKIAAVKAPGFGDRRKAMLQDISILTGGQVISEDLGMKLENVTIDMLGTAKKVRITKDDTTIVDGSGEKSEIEARVAQIRQQVEETTSDYDREKLQERLAKLAGGVAVIRVGGSTEVEVKERKDRVDDALNATRAAVQEGIVVGGGVALVQGAKALDGLEGVNADQNAGINIVRRALEAPLRQIANNAGVDGAVVAGKVRESDDKAFGFNAQTEEYGDMFKFGVIDPAKVVRTALQDAASVAGLLITTEAMVADKPEPKGAGGGMPDMGGMGGMGGMGGMM; from the coding sequence ATGGCTTCGAAAGACGTCAAGTTCAGCACCGACGCCCGCGACCGCATGCTGCGCGGCGTGGACATCCTCGCCAACGCCGTGAAGGTGACCCTGGGCCCGAAAGGCCGCAACGTGGTCATCGACAAGTCGTTCGGCGCGCCCCGCATCACCAAGGACGGTGTCTCGGTGGCCAAGGAAATCGAACTGGAAGACAAGTTCGAGAACATGGGCGCCCAGATGGTCCGCGAAGTCGCTTCGCGCACCAACGACACCGCCGGTGACGGCACCACCACCGCGACCGTCCTCGCACAGGCGATCGTGAAAGAGGGCATGAAGTCGGTTGCCGCCGGCATGAACCCGATGGACCTGAAGCGCGGCATCGACCTCGCCGTGGCCCGTGTCGTGGAGTCCATCAAGGCGATGGCCCGTGACGTGACCGGCACCGACGAAGTCGCCCAGGTCGGCACCATCTCCGCCAACGGCGAATCCGAGATCGGCCGTCAGATCGCTGATGCGATGCAGAAGGTCGGCAACGAGGGTGTCATCACCGTCGAGGAGAACAAGGGCCTCGAGACCGAGACCGAAGTCGTCGAGGGCATGCAGTTCGACCGCGGCTACCTCTCGCCCTACTTCATCACCAACGCCGACAAGATGGTGGCCGAGCTCGAGGACGTCTACATCCTCCTGCACGAGAAGAAGCTCTCCTCGCTCCAGCCGATGGTGCCGCTGCTCGAGTCCGTGATCCAGACCGGCAAGCCGCTGCTGATCATCGCCGAGGACGTGGAAGGCGAGGCCCTGGCCACGCTCGTCGTCAACAAGCTGCGTGGCGGCCTGAAGATCGCGGCCGTGAAGGCTCCGGGCTTCGGCGATCGCCGCAAGGCCATGCTGCAGGACATCTCGATCCTGACCGGCGGCCAGGTGATCTCGGAAGACCTCGGCATGAAGCTCGAGAATGTCACCATCGACATGCTCGGCACCGCCAAGAAGGTCCGCATCACGAAGGACGACACCACGATCGTCGACGGTTCGGGCGAGAAGTCCGAGATCGAGGCGCGCGTCGCCCAGATCCGTCAGCAGGTCGAGGAGACCACCTCCGACTACGACCGCGAGAAGCTCCAGGAGCGTCTTGCCAAGCTCGCCGGTGGTGTGGCCGTGATCCGCGTCGGCGGCTCGACCGAGGTCGAGGTGAAGGAGCGCAAGGACCGCGTCGATGACGCGCTCAACGCGACCCGCGCCGCGGTTCAGGAAGGTATCGTCGTGGGCGGCGGTGTCGCTCTCGTGCAGGGTGCCAAGGCGCTCGACGGTCTCGAAGGCGTCAACGCCGACCAGAACGCCGGCATCAACATCGTCCGCCGTGCCCTCGAGGCCCCGCTGCGCCAGATCGCCAACAACGCCGGCGTCGACGGCGCCGTGGTTGCCGGCAAGGTGCGCGAGTCCGACGACAAGGCCTTCGGCTTCAACGCGCAGACCGAAGAATATGGCGACATGTTCAAGTTCGGCGTGATCGACCCGGCCAAGGTGGTGCGCACCGCGCTGCAGGACGCCGCGTCCGTGGCCGGCCTGCTCATCACCACCGAGGCGATGGTTGCCGACAAGCCGGAGCCGAAGGGCGCCGGTGGCGGCATGCCCGACATGGGTGGCATGGGCGGCATGGGCGGCATGGGCGGCATGATGTAA
- a CDS encoding MSMEG_0568 family radical SAM protein produces the protein MSDSELINDLQTRGMRLVDPRAGHESRRGGAGPSDHKAITIGTTTVMVPVHTAPAFESPYLVEAPDASGAARVLRDGAEVARVRFPLRPRFYELKTADGIPYNQIAVLHSRDVLATTVLQTCIRYESRKKTCQFCSIGQSLAAGRTIAHKTPAQLAEVAKAAVALDGVKHMVLTTGTPRGKDRGAAVLAESAAAIKAAVDLPIQAQCEPPEDDAWHRRMADAGVDALGMHLEAVTPEVRARIMPGKASVPLEKYFSSFEAAVKVFGHGQVSTYILAGLGDSAEAILAMSEKLCAMGVYPFVVPFVPISGTPLESHPAPSSAFMASILRPLGAMIVAAGMKSEDIKAGCGKCGACSALSTYEKLRVA, from the coding sequence ATGTCTGACTCCGAGCTCATCAACGACCTTCAGACCAGGGGCATGCGCCTGGTCGACCCCCGCGCCGGCCATGAGAGCCGCCGCGGCGGGGCAGGGCCCTCGGACCACAAGGCGATCACCATCGGCACCACCACGGTGATGGTGCCGGTGCACACCGCGCCTGCCTTCGAGAGCCCCTATCTCGTCGAGGCGCCGGATGCCTCGGGTGCTGCGCGCGTGTTGCGTGACGGGGCGGAGGTGGCGCGCGTGCGCTTCCCGCTGCGCCCGCGCTTCTACGAGCTGAAGACCGCGGACGGCATCCCCTACAACCAGATCGCGGTGCTGCACTCGCGCGACGTGCTCGCCACCACGGTGCTGCAGACCTGCATCCGCTACGAGAGCCGCAAGAAGACCTGCCAGTTCTGCTCCATCGGCCAGAGCCTCGCCGCCGGGCGCACCATCGCGCACAAGACCCCCGCCCAGCTCGCCGAGGTGGCGAAGGCTGCGGTGGCGCTCGACGGGGTGAAGCACATGGTGCTCACCACCGGCACCCCGCGCGGCAAGGACCGCGGCGCCGCCGTGCTGGCCGAGAGTGCGGCCGCCATCAAGGCCGCGGTGGATCTCCCCATCCAGGCCCAGTGCGAGCCGCCGGAGGATGACGCCTGGCACCGCCGCATGGCCGATGCCGGGGTCGACGCGCTGGGCATGCATCTCGAAGCCGTCACGCCCGAGGTCCGCGCCCGCATCATGCCCGGCAAGGCGAGCGTGCCGCTGGAGAAGTACTTCTCCTCCTTCGAGGCGGCGGTGAAGGTGTTCGGCCACGGGCAGGTTTCCACCTACATCCTCGCGGGGCTGGGAGACAGCGCGGAGGCCATTCTCGCGATGTCCGAGAAGCTCTGTGCCATGGGCGTCTACCCCTTCGTGGTGCCCTTCGTGCCGATCTCGGGCACGCCGCTGGAGAGCCATCCCGCGCCCAGCTCGGCCTTCATGGCCTCCATCCTGCGCCCGCTCGGCGCGATGATCGTGGCCGCGGGCATGAAGTCGGAGGACATCAAGGCCGGCTGCGGCAAGTGCGGCGCCTGCTCGGCCCTCTCCACCTACGAGAAGCTGAGGGTGGCATGA
- a CDS encoding TIGR01459 family HAD-type hydrolase, whose translation MTQIITSLDEIAGRYDALFCDLWGCLHNGITTYPAAVEALRRFKARGGTVLLLTNSPRPRRSVHGQLDAVGTPMDVRDDIVSSGDAAQAAMLSGAFGTRVFHLGPERDISFFTEPGRDLPHTEIARVPLAEAEGIVCTGLFHDETESPDDYTDMIAEGVARGLKLLCANPDVFVDRGEQRIWCAGGIAAAYTAAGGTSCYFGKPHAPIYDLARQRLYAAAGREIADDRILCVGDGIHTDVRGGVDQGLDTLFITGGLAAPEMGPDVEAPDAERLYSYLDAHDLDPSYAIGRLR comes from the coding sequence ATGACCCAGATTATCACGTCGCTCGATGAGATCGCCGGGCGCTACGACGCCCTCTTCTGCGACCTCTGGGGCTGCCTGCACAACGGCATCACCACCTATCCCGCCGCGGTGGAGGCCCTGCGCCGCTTCAAGGCGCGCGGCGGCACGGTGCTGCTGCTCACCAACTCGCCGCGTCCGCGCCGCTCGGTGCATGGCCAGCTCGACGCCGTGGGCACCCCGATGGACGTGCGTGACGACATCGTCTCCTCCGGCGACGCGGCCCAGGCGGCGATGCTCTCCGGCGCCTTCGGCACAAGGGTCTTCCATCTCGGCCCCGAGCGCGACATCTCCTTCTTCACCGAGCCGGGCCGCGACCTGCCGCATACCGAGATCGCCCGGGTGCCACTGGCCGAGGCCGAGGGCATCGTGTGCACCGGCCTGTTCCACGACGAGACCGAGAGCCCGGACGACTATACCGACATGATCGCCGAAGGCGTGGCGCGCGGCTTGAAGCTGCTCTGCGCCAACCCGGACGTGTTCGTGGACCGCGGCGAGCAGCGCATCTGGTGCGCGGGCGGCATCGCCGCCGCCTACACCGCGGCCGGGGGCACCTCGTGCTACTTCGGCAAGCCGCACGCGCCGATCTACGACCTCGCCCGTCAGCGCCTGTACGCCGCGGCGGGCCGCGAGATCGCGGACGATCGCATCCTGTGCGTGGGAGACGGCATCCACACCGACGTGCGCGGCGGCGTGGACCAGGGGCTCGACACGCTGTTCATCACCGGCGGGCTGGCGGCCCCGGAGATGGGCCCGGACGTGGAAGCGCCGGATGCCGAACGCCTCTACAGCTATCTCGATGCGCACGACCTGGACCCGAGCTACGCCATCGGCCGCCTGCGCTGA
- a CDS encoding MSMEG_0570 family nitrogen starvation response protein, giving the protein MPEVRFTLRWPDGSEDVCYSPSTVITRFFTVGESYALPDFLTRARIGYEKASMRVAERYGYACTAAMAELDRIEARAATFEGQAEAAVACTAMSQ; this is encoded by the coding sequence ATGCCTGAAGTCCGTTTCACCCTGCGCTGGCCCGATGGCAGCGAGGATGTGTGCTACTCGCCCTCCACGGTGATCACCCGGTTCTTCACCGTGGGCGAGAGCTACGCGCTGCCCGATTTCCTCACCCGCGCGCGCATCGGCTACGAGAAGGCCTCCATGCGCGTGGCCGAGCGCTACGGCTATGCCTGCACCGCCGCGATGGCCGAGCTGGACCGGATCGAGGCCCGTGCCGCCACCTTCGAGGGCCAGGCGGAGGCCGCCGTCGCCTGCACGGCGATGAGCCAGTGA
- a CDS encoding NAD(P)-binding domain-containing protein, with translation MKDLKETAPEHRVSVVIVGGGQAGLSVSWHLTRRGIDHVVLERFGRFHSWRENRWDSFCLVTPNWQCRLPGFPYAGPDPDGFMLRDEITEYLDAFAASFDPPLREGVTVTRVTRDAGGEGVRDAGGEGVRDACAGGAPNAAGEGAQEAGGEGEPHTVSPARLPADGPWQAEAGARGAGGTDAPANTGYRVETSAGIWRCDHVVIATGGYDSPIVPPCAAALDPAVTQLHSRDYRRPEQLPEGGTLVVGTGQSGVQIMDDLVRVGREVHLAVGPAPRSPRKYRGRDATDWLYDMGHYAMTIDRHPDPAAAVSKTNHYMSGRDGGREIDLRRFHVENGVQLYGSLADIEGTRIRFLPDLGRNLDDADRSYLGIRTQIDAWIARQGIDAPAEPPFEPLWHPERETQEIDCAALGITSVVWSIGFRPDYGWIDVPVFDDRGRPLYTRGVCPVPGMYFIGLGWLNTWGSGRFLGIDEDSNHLAGVIEARHAAARAEA, from the coding sequence ATGAAGGACCTGAAGGAGACGGCCCCGGAGCACCGGGTTTCCGTCGTCATCGTGGGCGGCGGACAGGCCGGGCTCTCGGTGAGCTGGCACCTCACGCGCCGCGGCATCGACCATGTGGTGCTGGAGCGCTTCGGCCGCTTCCACTCCTGGCGGGAGAACCGCTGGGACAGCTTCTGCCTCGTGACGCCGAACTGGCAGTGCCGGCTGCCGGGCTTTCCCTACGCGGGGCCGGACCCGGACGGCTTCATGCTGCGCGACGAGATCACCGAATACCTCGATGCCTTCGCGGCGAGCTTCGACCCGCCGCTGCGCGAGGGCGTCACCGTCACCCGCGTCACGCGGGACGCGGGCGGAGAGGGCGTGCGGGACGCGGGCGGAGAGGGCGTGCGGGATGCGTGCGCAGGCGGCGCGCCGAACGCGGCCGGAGAGGGCGCGCAGGAGGCAGGCGGAGAGGGGGAGCCGCACACGGTCAGCCCTGCGCGGCTCCCGGCAGATGGCCCGTGGCAGGCGGAAGCCGGAGCGCGCGGCGCGGGTGGCACCGATGCCCCGGCCAACACCGGTTACCGGGTGGAGACTTCGGCAGGCATCTGGCGCTGCGACCATGTGGTGATCGCCACCGGCGGCTACGACAGCCCGATCGTGCCGCCCTGCGCCGCGGCGCTGGACCCGGCCGTCACCCAGCTCCACTCGCGCGATTATCGCCGCCCGGAGCAGCTCCCCGAGGGCGGTACGCTGGTGGTCGGCACCGGCCAGTCCGGCGTGCAGATCATGGACGACCTCGTGCGCGTCGGCCGCGAGGTGCACCTCGCCGTGGGCCCCGCGCCGCGCAGCCCGCGCAAGTACCGCGGCCGCGACGCGACCGACTGGCTCTACGACATGGGCCATTACGCCATGACCATCGACCGCCACCCGGACCCCGCGGCGGCCGTCTCGAAGACCAATCACTACATGTCCGGGCGCGACGGCGGCCGGGAGATCGACCTGCGCCGCTTCCACGTGGAGAACGGCGTGCAGCTTTACGGCAGCCTGGCGGATATCGAGGGCACCCGCATCCGCTTCCTGCCCGACCTCGGCCGCAATCTCGATGACGCGGACCGCTCCTACCTCGGCATCCGCACCCAGATCGACGCCTGGATCGCCCGGCAGGGCATCGATGCGCCCGCGGAGCCGCCCTTCGAGCCGCTCTGGCACCCGGAGCGGGAGACGCAGGAGATCGACTGCGCCGCGCTCGGCATCACCTCGGTGGTCTGGTCCATCGGCTTCCGCCCGGATTACGGCTGGATCGACGTGCCGGTCTTCGACGACCGCGGCCGCCCGCTCTACACGCGCGGCGTCTGCCCGGTGCCGGGGATGTATTTCATCGGCCTGGGCTGGCTGAACACCTGGGGCTCCGGCCGCTTCCTCGGGATCGACGAGGACAGCAATCATCTCGCCGGGGTGATCGAGGCCCGCCATGCCGCCGCCCGGGCGGAGGCCTGA
- a CDS encoding DUF983 domain-containing protein: MAENLAPDDRPLRPAVLRGLRRRCPRCGVGKLFSGYLRVNDCCDSCGLDLTRQRADDGPAYIVILIVGHVMGLLMLELSSFLRVAPLTVAAVLCVVALGLSMWMLPRVKGGFIAYQWAKGLHGF; encoded by the coding sequence ATGGCCGAAAACCTCGCCCCCGATGACCGCCCGCTGCGCCCGGCCGTGCTGCGCGGCCTGCGCCGCCGCTGCCCGCGCTGCGGCGTGGGAAAGCTGTTCTCCGGGTATCTGCGGGTGAATGACTGCTGCGACTCCTGCGGGCTGGACCTTACCCGGCAGCGCGCGGATGACGGCCCGGCCTATATCGTGATCCTCATCGTCGGCCATGTGATGGGCTTGCTGATGCTCGAACTCTCGTCATTCCTGCGCGTGGCGCCGCTGACGGTGGCCGCCGTGCTCTGCGTGGTGGCCCTCGGCCTGTCGATGTGGATGTTGCCACGGGTGAAGGGCGGGTTCATCGCCTATCAGTGGGCCAAGGGGCTGCACGGCTTCTGA
- a CDS encoding sll0787 family AIR synthase-like protein has product MSGAGPRPAPAAAGPEGLAALAGALRAHPSIRGKRAIAAATAELGLGAASAGQPGDDAAVLPRPGGGYDLLAGEGFIPAFVADDPWFAGWCGVMVNLSDIAAMGGRAVALIDQVWAPSAEAAAPMMAGLRAAAEAYGVPVVGGHTNYAGRELSLAVSVFGRAEALISGAAARPGETLIAAVDLRGAYRPSFDNFCAALDVAPERLRADLALLPELAEAGLVRAGKDISQGGIAGTALMLAECSGAGIDIDLDALVLPGGTDPERWLRSFPSFGFLLTARPQDAAAVCARFAARDISATVIGTVTPGSAVTFRSGGAAALFWDHAATPYLGLAPKEPSHA; this is encoded by the coding sequence ATGAGCGGCGCCGGACCGCGCCCCGCGCCGGCCGCTGCCGGGCCGGAGGGCCTCGCCGCCCTCGCCGGGGCGCTGCGGGCGCATCCCTCCATCCGCGGCAAGCGCGCCATCGCCGCGGCCACGGCAGAGCTCGGCCTGGGCGCGGCGAGCGCCGGCCAGCCGGGCGACGACGCCGCCGTCCTGCCGCGCCCCGGCGGCGGGTATGACCTGCTGGCCGGCGAGGGGTTCATCCCCGCCTTCGTGGCCGACGACCCCTGGTTCGCCGGCTGGTGCGGCGTGATGGTGAACCTCTCCGACATCGCCGCGATGGGGGGCCGGGCGGTGGCCCTCATCGACCAGGTCTGGGCCCCCTCGGCGGAGGCGGCAGCCCCCATGATGGCCGGCCTGCGCGCCGCGGCCGAAGCCTACGGCGTGCCCGTGGTGGGCGGCCACACCAATTACGCCGGGCGCGAGCTGTCGCTCGCCGTGTCGGTGTTCGGCCGGGCGGAGGCGCTGATCTCCGGTGCCGCTGCCCGCCCGGGCGAGACGCTCATCGCCGCGGTGGACCTGCGCGGCGCCTACCGGCCCAGCTTCGACAATTTCTGCGCCGCCCTCGACGTGGCGCCCGAACGCCTGCGCGCCGACCTCGCCCTGCTGCCGGAGCTGGCGGAGGCCGGGCTGGTGCGCGCCGGCAAGGACATCAGCCAGGGCGGCATCGCCGGCACCGCGCTGATGCTGGCGGAATGCTCGGGCGCCGGCATCGACATCGACCTGGACGCGCTCGTCCTGCCCGGGGGCACGGACCCGGAGCGCTGGCTGCGCAGCTTTCCCAGCTTCGGCTTCCTGCTCACCGCCCGGCCGCAGGACGCGGCCGCAGTCTGCGCCCGTTTCGCCGCGCGCGACATCTCCGCAACCGTCATCGGCACGGTCACCCCCGGCAGTGCCGTCACCTTCCGCTCCGGCGGGGCGGCGGCGCTGTTCTGGGACCATGCCGCAACCCCCTATCTCGGCCTCGCGCCGAAGGAGCCCTCCCATGCCTGA